In a single window of the Nodularia sp. LEGE 06071 genome:
- a CDS encoding asparaginase, whose translation MTMGKRTQATALEVRLLRQGIIESRHIVQAVVCDERGRVLSVAGNSETAAFVRSALKPFQALAVTTTGTLERYHLSDRDLAIITSSHKGTIEQVRQAFNILWRADLDPTALQCPIPEGKKSPLEYNCSGKHAGMLAVCQQRHWPLNNYLDRKHPVQQLILGKVAELLRMPAEEFLSAHDDCGAPTYLMQISQMASLYALLASSTNVDMERIVRAMTHHAAMVAGVGEFDTELMRLAPGELVSKSGAEGVQCIGRLGEGMGLTIKVMDGAKRAKYAVAIHLLQQMGWISPSAADSLCEQFMTLGKYKRLEVIGELSLL comes from the coding sequence ATGACAATGGGAAAACGAACTCAAGCCACAGCCCTAGAAGTCCGCTTGTTGCGGCAAGGAATTATTGAATCCAGGCATATAGTCCAGGCTGTTGTCTGCGACGAACGAGGACGGGTGCTATCCGTTGCCGGCAACTCTGAAACTGCGGCATTTGTGCGTTCAGCACTTAAACCATTTCAGGCACTGGCTGTCACCACCACAGGCACACTGGAACGCTATCATCTGAGCGATCGCGATTTAGCCATTATTACCAGTTCCCACAAAGGCACAATCGAACAGGTAAGACAAGCATTTAATATTCTTTGGCGGGCTGACCTTGACCCGACCGCACTCCAATGTCCGATTCCAGAAGGGAAAAAAAGCCCCCTGGAATATAATTGCTCTGGTAAACACGCCGGAATGTTAGCTGTTTGTCAACAACGACATTGGCCTTTAAACAACTACTTGGATCGCAAGCATCCAGTACAGCAGTTGATTTTGGGCAAAGTCGCAGAATTATTGCGAATGCCCGCCGAGGAATTTCTCAGCGCTCACGACGACTGCGGCGCACCCACTTATCTGATGCAAATCAGTCAAATGGCATCTTTGTATGCGCTCTTAGCCTCTAGTACCAATGTGGATATGGAGCGGATTGTCCGTGCCATGACTCATCATGCAGCTATGGTGGCAGGAGTTGGGGAATTTGACACAGAACTGATGCGTTTAGCTCCAGGGGAACTCGTAAGTAAATCTGGTGCCGAAGGAGTGCAATGTATTGGCCGACTCGGTGAAGGTATGGGATTGACGATTAAAGTCATGGATGGAGCCAAACGCGCAAAATATGCCGTGGCGATCCACTTGCTCCAACAGATGGGTTGGATTAGTCCCAGCGCCGCCGACAGCCTCTGTGAGCAGTTTATGACCTTGGGAAAATACAAGCGTTTAGAAGTAATTGGAGAATTATCACTTTTATAG